In Carboxydocella sporoproducens DSM 16521, a single genomic region encodes these proteins:
- the rpsC gene encoding 30S ribosomal protein S3: MGQKVHPKGLRIGIIKDWDAKWFATRDFDKLLVEDVKLRRYVKNRLYGAGVSKVEIERSANRVKVTIHTAKPGIVIGRGGAEIENLRKDLEKMTGKRVNVNVQEIKVPELDAQLVAENVAAQLEKRVAFRRAMKQAVSRALRLGAGGIKIACSGRLAGAEIARTEWYNEGKVPLHTLRADIDYGFAEANTTYGKIGVKVWIYKGEVLPEAKPAVAVAEAAEGGEQ; this comes from the coding sequence GTGGGTCAGAAGGTACATCCCAAAGGACTGCGGATCGGGATCATTAAAGACTGGGATGCCAAGTGGTTTGCAACCCGGGATTTCGATAAACTGCTGGTGGAAGATGTTAAACTGCGTCGTTATGTAAAGAATCGGCTCTATGGTGCTGGTGTCTCCAAGGTCGAAATTGAGCGCAGTGCCAACAGGGTCAAGGTTACCATTCACACAGCCAAGCCGGGGATTGTTATCGGTCGTGGCGGTGCTGAAATTGAAAACCTGCGCAAGGACCTGGAAAAAATGACTGGTAAGCGGGTCAATGTAAATGTGCAGGAAATCAAAGTGCCGGAGCTGGATGCACAACTGGTTGCAGAAAATGTTGCCGCTCAGCTGGAAAAGCGGGTTGCTTTCCGTCGGGCAATGAAACAAGCTGTAAGCCGGGCGCTGCGTCTGGGTGCTGGCGGTATTAAAATCGCTTGCTCTGGTCGTCTGGCAGGTGCTGAAATTGCCCGGACTGAATGGTATAACGAAGGGAAAGTTCCCTTGCATACTCTCCGGGCTGACATCGATTATGGCTTTGCAGAAGCCAACACCACTTATGGCAAAATCGGTGTCAAAGTTTGGATTTACAAAGGCGAAGTTCTGCCTGAAGCCAAGCCGGCAGTAGCTGTTGCTGAGGCTGCTGAAGGAGGGGAGCAGTAA
- the rplV gene encoding 50S ribosomal protein L22 — protein sequence MEAKAVAKYVRISPRKVRQVINVVRGKDVQEAFAILRFMPKAAAREVLKVLKSAVANAEHNYEMDTQSLYISKIFVDQGPTLKRYNPRAMGRADLIRKRTSHITVVVSEKKEG from the coding sequence ATGGAAGCCAAAGCCGTGGCGAAGTATGTACGCATTTCGCCCCGTAAAGTTCGGCAGGTTATTAATGTTGTGCGGGGCAAGGATGTGCAAGAAGCTTTTGCTATCTTGCGATTCATGCCCAAAGCTGCTGCACGGGAAGTGCTAAAGGTATTGAAATCTGCTGTGGCTAATGCTGAACACAACTATGAAATGGACACTCAATCCCTTTATATAAGCAAAATCTTCGTTGACCAGGGACCAACCTTGAAACGGTATAATCCGCGGGCTATGGGTCGGGCCGATCTGATTCGGAAGCGTACTAGCCATATAACCGTGGTGGTCAGCGAGAAGAAGGAGGGATAA
- the rplP gene encoding 50S ribosomal protein L16 encodes MLVPKRVKWRRVHRGRMKGRAKGGTELAYGQYGLQALEPAWITSRQIEAARVAMTRYIRRGGKVWIKVFPDKPITAKPAETRMGSGKGSPEYWVAVVKPGRILFELSGVPEETAREAMRLAAHKLPIKTKFIKREEMGGEANES; translated from the coding sequence ATGCTGGTACCAAAAAGAGTAAAATGGAGAAGAGTACACCGGGGCCGGATGAAAGGCCGTGCTAAAGGCGGTACCGAGCTGGCATATGGTCAGTATGGGTTACAGGCTTTAGAGCCCGCCTGGATCACCAGCCGGCAAATTGAAGCGGCCCGGGTTGCTATGACTCGTTATATCCGCCGGGGCGGTAAAGTATGGATCAAAGTTTTCCCTGACAAGCCCATAACCGCCAAGCCTGCTGAAACTCGGATGGGTAGCGGTAAGGGTTCACCGGAGTACTGGGTAGCAGTCGTAAAACCCGGTCGCATCCTGTTTGAGCTCTCTGGCGTTCCTGAGGAAACTGCCCGGGAGGCCATGCGTTTGGCTGCCCACAAGCTTCCCATCAAAACCAAGTTCATAAAACG